A segment of the Pseudoalteromonas piscicida genome:
GCGTCATTTAGCCGAGCTTAAATCCTATAAATTCCCTCGCTATGCGACTGGCACCATTGTGACCTGCTTTGCGCTCAGTCACAGCCTGCATATTTGGGCTGATGCGAATGCCTTTTTCGATATCACTAAGCAAGATAATGTATTACCCCTCTCTTATCCTACAACCGCAAAGAGCTTACTCGCCAGACACGATTTACTTGATATCGAGCAGTATGAAGAAGCGCACTCACTAAGCATTGGTGATACGCATTCAAAATACAAAGCCCCTGTAATTTCGGCGGTATGCAAAGAAAAGAAAGATACCACAGAGCAACCTATCAACGTTTATGCTTACACAGATGAGGCGCTGTTCCAAAAAACAGCAGCAGCACTTCAGAGCAACGGGAAAAATAACGTGTTCCGAATAGATTCTGTTTTACGCGCAGGAAAAAGCAGCGATGCGCTATTCAGCCTGATTTACGGTCTACCGAGTTATTATAAAGAGTCTGTCCTGCTGCAGCAGCAAGTTCCGGTATGGTCAATTAATAATGACTTAATGAGTGTTAATACTAACGGCGAGTTCTCTTTTGTGCCTTCTCATCAAGCAAGTAAATTAACAATCATTGAAGTAAGTGACGAAATTGACATTGATAGTTCAAAGCCGTTCGTGGCAATTGATATTAGTGCACAGCAAGCGACGGTATTAACCAGTTCTGCGGTAACGAACATTGACCTGTTTGCTCAGGCTTCTGGTCTTGTGCAGCCCAATGACATCACCTACACCCTGTTAAGCTCTTATCTAGGTTGCGATCCCCTTGCTCAGCAAAGTATGCTGGCATCGAACATTAAAACTCGCTCACATGCAGAAGGCGTTAACTTTACCCAAGGTGTCTTAGTTGCCTTCAAAAAAGACAAAATCACCTTAGTCAATCAAGATGGCAGCTTCAAGCAGATGTCAGCAAAGGAAGGCTTTGTGTTAAACGGTAGTCTAGATATTCCATTTTTAATACAAAGTATTAAGACATTAAAAAAATTCACAGCCCCTGAAGCACAATAACCTTGAACAAAGTGGGATGTCATCTATGGTTAAGTAGATATTAACTGTTACAGCAAGGATGCCATATGCAATTGTATCTAAAACTACTTGTACTTATTTTTGTCTCTACTCATTGTTTCGCCACAACAACGGTAAAATACTTCAAATGCACGACCGACAGAGGCATCGTTTTTAGCCAATTTCCCTGCTCGGCCAATGCGACCCAGCATACGATAACTACATCCGATCCTAAAGCCTCAGCTCCCTCAGAACAGCACTATAAAACGCTAAATAATTTGGAACGTAACCAAATTGCGAAAAGGACAAAGCGTGCGCTCAGAGCCAAACACCATGAAAAAGCCGTGCTCAATCGCAAAAGAGATACCGCGGTTAGAGAGCAACAGGATAAATTAACTAAACTGATGAATGAAGACAGGCGCAAAAAGGTCGTCAGACAAGTTAAAAAGGAAATAAAGGCCATTAATAAGGCACATGCTAAAGCGATTAAAAGCCTAGAGAAAGAGATTTCAAAATTAGAAAAGCAACTCAAGGAATATGAGTGATATAGCTGCTCATTTGCATTGATTGCCTTTTTGAGAATCGCACTTGGTCAATGAGCATTCGCTATCGTTATACAAATGCTTTAACTGGTATTACCAGATGACTTTTCGCACATTACCTTGTAAAGTGAAACCACTCGCGTGGATAATTTATGAGGGATGTAGATGCAAGCACAGCAGTTAGCAGAGCGAATTTTATCAGGTTTCCAAAACCACTATCACGCATTTGTAAAAATTACCAAACTGGCACCCATCGCTTTTGCTGCTCAAAATTGGGGAGAGATAGAACGAATAAGTAAAGCGAGGATCAGCCAATACGATAGCAAAGTTGATGAAACCGCACAAAAGTTAATACAACTCTATGGCTCGACGCAACTGGATGAATCGCTATGGTATCAAGTAAAACAGGCTTACCTTGAGCGTCTTACCTTTCACCCTCAACCAGAGCTTGCTGAAACTTTCTATAATTCAGTTTTTTGTCGCCTCTTTCACCGCCGATATTACAATAGCGATTTCATTTTTGTTGAAACCCAGCTAGCTAACGCCACGTCACTCCCTGTAGAAGCTGAGTATCGAAGTTATTTCCCAGTCGTCAATGGCCTCAAGCCCACCATAAAAAGAATTATTGAACATATTGACTTTCATTGTGAATTTGAAGATTTAGATAGAGATATTCGACTACTCGTTAAGGCGTTTCTTAAACAAGCACCTAACACGCATCATCAAGCGCATTTAATGCGCTTCGATATCCTCAGCGCACCTTTCTATCGTAATAAAGGTGCCTATAATGTCGGCCGAGTGGTATCTAAATCTGGTGTACAGCCGTTTATCATTTCGGTATTACATGCACAAACTGGGGGCTTACTGATCGATGCGCTGCTTACCAATAGCTCACAAATGCGGGTGATTTTTGGTTTTGCGCGTGCTTACTTTTTAGTAGAGACCCATGCCCCATCTGCGCTAGTTAAGTTTTTAAATCAACTCATGCCAAATAAAACAAAAGCTGAACTTTATAACGCCATCGGCTTTCATAAGCAGGGGAAAACCGAATTTTATCGTGAGTTTTTACACCACTTAGCTAATTCCGAAGAACAATTTGAAGTCGCACCAGGCACACCGGGTATGGTGATGATGGTATTCACTCTGCCAAGCTTTCCCTATGTTTTTAAAGTGATCCGTGACCAATTTCCAGAAAGTAAGCCATTTACAAAGACGACCGTTTTAGAGCGCTACCAACTCGTAAAGCGCCACGATCGTGTGGGTAGAATGGCAGATACAATTGAATATTCCGATGTAGTGATCCCACTTGCACGTATTTCATCAGCCCTTTATCAGCTATTGCTGGATTCTATCTCTCAAAGTATACGTATTGAGGGGGACAATATGGTGATAAAGCACTTGTATATTGAGCGCCGCATGACACCGCTCAACCTCTTTGTACAGCAAGCCGATGAAGAAAAGTGCGAGCAAGTCATTAGAGATTATGGCTATGCGCTCAAAGAAATGCTCGCTGTAAACATTTTTCCAGGAGACATGCTGTTAAAAAACTTTGGCGTAAGTAAACATCATAGAGTTATCTTCTATGACTATGATGAGGTGCAATATCTCACGGAAATGAACTTTAGAGCGCTGCCAAAACAAGGGCTTGATAATATGTACGACTCTGGCGATATTTCCAGTGCACCGCAAGACGTCTTTCCTGAACAGTTGTGTACATTTGTTCTGACAAATCCTACACTAAAGGAAATGTTTCTGCGCCATCATGCTGATTTGGCTGAGGTGCTGTTTTGGCAGCAAGCACAACGAGATATTCGTGAGAGAGTAGTAAGACATATTTACCCTTATCCACATGAAAATCGCTTTCTCCAAGATGCCAAAAAAGAAGAATAATACAAAGGAAAACTGAGTGAACATTAGTAAAATTGACCTTAACCTGCTGGTTTACCTCGATACCTTACTTCGAGAGTGCAATGTAACACGTGCCGCAAATCAATTAAGTATTACCCAACCGGCAATGAGTAACGGTCTTAAGCGTCTCAGAAACCTCTTTAACGACCCTATTTTGGTACGTACCAGCGAAGGCATGGTGCCAACAGAGCGCGCGCTTGAGCTGCAGCCTGTGATCCGTGGCATACTCATGACTTTGGAAGAAACCTTAGCCCCTAACAGGGAGTTTGAAGCAGCGAGTAGTAATCGAGTATTTAGGATTATGGCCAGCGACTATGCTGCAAGTACGCTTGCGCCAAAACTTCTAACTAAACTTCATGAAGAAGCCCCAGATACAACCCTTGATATTCTCACGCCGAGTGATGTTACTTTTCATGATGTAGAAAATGGCAAGGTAGACATGGCAATTAACCGCTTCGAAAATCTACCGCAATCGTTTCACCACAAACGAATTTGGAAGGATAGTTTTTGCTGTCTGGTGAAATCCGATAACCCCGTTATTACCAACTTTACGCTTGATGCCTATTTAAAATCTCGCCATATTTGGGTCAGTAAAACTGGATTTGGTGTTGGGGTCGGAATGGATCCTGCAGATGTACAGAAGCTTGGCTGGGTTGACGAAGCGCTTGCACACTTTGGAAAACACAGAAACATCGCAACTTTTACACGTAATTATCATGTTGCAATTCATTTAGCAAAAGAGCAGAACTTAATCGCAACATTGCCGTCAAAAGCCGCGAATATCTATCGTGATGATCCGACCTTAGCAGTTCTGGAGCCGCCATTCCCTATTCCGCCGTTTGAGTTAGATATGATTTGGAGCCCGCTATTACATCGCGATGCGAGTCATATTTGGTTAAGACAAAAAATTGCCGAGGTAGCTGAAGAGCTAGCATAGCGATATACCTAAGCTTTGCTTAGGTGCGCTTTTTGAAATTGGTATCACCAGCTAATTGAACTATCCTTTTATCTATATGCATAAAAGGTGCAAGATAGCATGGCGAAATTCTCTTATAGAACAACGGTTGATAGTAAAGAGAAACTTATCCACGCAGCCGCATACGGGGAATGCGTGGAAGCCAATATTATCGAGATGTACAAAAATTTAGGGCTTGCACTTAAATCGAATCAGCTAAAGAGTTTAGTTATCGACGTATCTCAATTACATATCACCTACGATTACCCAAGCGTCCTAACCGTTTTACAAAAACTCAATCAATTTGTCGATGGGATCACTCTTGCTCGAGTTATCTCCCCCTCAGACACCAAAAGTGGATTAATTGAAGCATTTGCTGACAAGCACGGTTTAACGATTAAGAACTTCGAGAACTACAACGACGCAGTGGCTTGGGTACATACTGTGAATCCAAAAAATAATTAAGAATATTCAGAATAAAGTCATGATATCAGTGATATTATTTGCCGTTGGTCAATAACAAATGGCCAACCATTAGCAATTTGTGAACAACCTTTATTTCATAATAGGGAACTATGGAACACTATATCTCAACGTTCATTTTTTTCTTTGCGGTCATCGACCCCATTGGCACTATACCGGTATTTATCGCAACTACCACAGGCTTTGATATCGCGACAAAACGAAAAATAGCGGTTAAAGCCACACTGGTTGCAGCCATTGTATTGCTATTTTTTATTATTGCAGGTGAAATCATTTTAAACGCAATTGGTATTCCCCTACCTGCATTCGCGATTGCCGGAGGCATCGTACTGTTCATCTTTGCCATGACAATGATTTTTGGCGAGGGTAAGCCAAGTGAAGAAATTAAGTTAGACAATAAAGCATCCGACATCGCTATTTTCCCTTTAGCAATGCCTTCTATCGCAAGCCCTGGAGCTATGTTGGCAGCTGTTTTGCTTACCAAAAACAGTGAAAATAATGTATTTGAACAACTCCAAACCTCGATTCTTATGCTCAGCGTATTGGCTATCGTGTTGATATTTCTACTAGTTGCGACAAAAATTCACCAATGGATTGGTGATAGTGGCGCAAGTATCGTCAGCCGCGTAATGGGACTTATCTTAGCTTCCGTTGCAGTATCTAGTGTATTGGCAGGTATTAAAGAGTATTTTATGTTGTGATAGAGAGTAACGAGAGGGTTAGCCCTCTCTTTCGATGTCATTGTTTCAAAATAAATTTCTTCACCGCTTTATTATGTTCAGTCAGTGTTTTCGAAAAGTGATGTCCACCATCTCCTGATGCAACAAAGTAAAAGTATTCGGTTGTTGCTGGATTAAGTGCCGCATGGATAGCAGCACGAGACGGCATTGCAATGGGTGTCGGTGGCAAGCCATCAATTCGATAAGTGTTATATGGCGTCTTTTCACGGATATCTTCACGTTTAATATCACCATCAAAGTGCTCACCAATACCATAAATAATGGTTGGATCTGTCTGTAAACGCATGCCCTTACGTAAGCGATTGATAAAAACGGAGGCTACTTTATCTCTTTCTGCAACTACGCCCGTTTCTTTCTCAATAATCGAAGCCAAGATCAAGGCTTCATAAGGCGTGTTTAAAGGAAGATCAGGCATTCTATTTTGCCATTCCTTTTCAAGCACACTCTGCATTTTGGTATGAGCACGTTTAAGTAAGCGCAGCGCTGAGTCATTTCCATGATAGTGGTAGGTATCGGGGTACAACCACCCTTCAGCTGAACTTTGCGATATATTCAGTTGTGCTGTCAGCTTATCAATATCTTGCGTTAAGTAGGGGGCGCTGAGGAGCTTGTTTTTGACTGCCCAAATGGGCATCCCTTCAATGATTGTAAAGCTAAAGTTGTGTTGATCCCCGCGACTAATCTTGCTGATGGCATCTAGTACAGTTAGCCCTTTAAGATCGTAAAAACCCGCTTGTAACGCGAATAATTTAGGCTCTACCTTACTATACAGTTGGTAAGGAAAGCAGCTAGATAACGCCCCGCTACGCTGCCATAGATGACATAGCTGATTAAATGTTTGCCCAGCCTTTATCTCAACTAATGCCTCAGAGATATTAAGTGGTTCAAATTTAACCTTATTTATTTGTTGAGATAACCACCATGACGCTGCTGCTATCAAAAATGCGACTATGATAAACAGTTTTTTCATTTATATTACTTCCCTAAAAATCGCCTTTTCAATTCATGTAAGTCGACGATATCGAAATGTTTATTCTCAATTCTTACTACGGGTACCAACTGCATTAAACTATTACAAATAAAGACACCATCAGCTGCTTTTAACTCGTCAAAAGCAATATTTTTGACCCTAATATCGTGCTTACTTTCAAGTGCGGTTAAAAACACACCTTTAATGCCTGAGCCACTAAGATCTGGCGTATATAGATTGTGTTCTTTAATCATGATGATATTTGCCGCTGACGCTTCAATCACCCTATCATTGATATCCGTCACAATGACATCGTCGCAAACCAATGTCTGTGCATCTTGTTTAATAAGTACTTGTTCTAACCGATTCAGTGTCTTTAATCCGGCTAATAACGGCTGAATACCCAGTTTAACTCGGCTTAATACGACCTCAATCCCATTCTGCTGCCAAGTTGTATAGTGTGAAGGAAAAGGTAACACCTGAATACTCACACTCAGCTGTGGCGTCTCAGGAGCTTGATAACCACGGCCTCCTTCCCCTCGAGTGATAAGGATCTTTAGCACCGCTTCCGCTTTATCTTTAACTTGCTCTTGAACCAAAAACTCGATTTCGTCTAGTCGTAACTCAGGAAAGCCCAAGCGCTGCTGACATTCCACCAGTCGGTTTCTGTGAAGTGGCCACAAATCAACATTTCCATCACGGACTAACGCAGTGGTAAAAAAGCCATCACCATAGGCCAATCCTCTGTCAGTGTTAGAAAAAAGTTGTTGATTATCCACATCACTTTCCTTTTTAAGGGTATCCAAAACATAAAAAAACCCGGCAATGCCGAGCTTTTTTATCATAACCTACTTTGCTATAAGATTACTAAGGCTGATCTACACCTTTTTAAATAGCAACGAACCGTTTGTTCCACCGAAACCAAACGAGTTACACAAAGTGTACTCTAGTTTCGCATCACGGGCAGTATGAGGCACATAATCTAAATCACAGCCTTCATCTGGGTTATCCAAGTTAATGGTCGGCGTTACTTTTTGGTCTTGCAGCGCAAGAATCGAAATAATAGATTCAACTGAACCCGCAGCACCAAGTAAGTGACCCATCATTGATTTAGACGAACTCACCATTACATCTTTTGCCGCAGAACCAAACACCGACTTAACAGCATGCGTCTCTGCAACGTCACCCGCTGGAGTGGAAGTGCCGTGTGCGTTGAT
Coding sequences within it:
- a CDS encoding LysR family transcriptional regulator, encoding MNISKIDLNLLVYLDTLLRECNVTRAANQLSITQPAMSNGLKRLRNLFNDPILVRTSEGMVPTERALELQPVIRGILMTLEETLAPNREFEAASSNRVFRIMASDYAASTLAPKLLTKLHEEAPDTTLDILTPSDVTFHDVENGKVDMAINRFENLPQSFHHKRIWKDSFCCLVKSDNPVITNFTLDAYLKSRHIWVSKTGFGVGVGMDPADVQKLGWVDEALAHFGKHRNIATFTRNYHVAIHLAKEQNLIATLPSKAANIYRDDPTLAVLEPPFPIPPFELDMIWSPLLHRDASHIWLRQKIAEVAEELA
- the pabC gene encoding aminodeoxychorismate lyase — protein: MIKKLGIAGFFYVLDTLKKESDVDNQQLFSNTDRGLAYGDGFFTTALVRDGNVDLWPLHRNRLVECQQRLGFPELRLDEIEFLVQEQVKDKAEAVLKILITRGEGGRGYQAPETPQLSVSIQVLPFPSHYTTWQQNGIEVVLSRVKLGIQPLLAGLKTLNRLEQVLIKQDAQTLVCDDVIVTDINDRVIEASAANIIMIKEHNLYTPDLSGSGIKGVFLTALESKHDIRVKNIAFDELKAADGVFICNSLMQLVPVVRIENKHFDIVDLHELKRRFLGK
- a CDS encoding MarC family protein, which codes for MEHYISTFIFFFAVIDPIGTIPVFIATTTGFDIATKRKIAVKATLVAAIVLLFFIIAGEIILNAIGIPLPAFAIAGGIVLFIFAMTMIFGEGKPSEEIKLDNKASDIAIFPLAMPSIASPGAMLAAVLLTKNSENNVFEQLQTSILMLSVLAIVLIFLLVATKIHQWIGDSGASIVSRVMGLILASVAVSSVLAGIKEYFML
- the mltG gene encoding endolytic transglycosylase MltG, encoding MKKLFIIVAFLIAAASWWLSQQINKVKFEPLNISEALVEIKAGQTFNQLCHLWQRSGALSSCFPYQLYSKVEPKLFALQAGFYDLKGLTVLDAISKISRGDQHNFSFTIIEGMPIWAVKNKLLSAPYLTQDIDKLTAQLNISQSSAEGWLYPDTYHYHGNDSALRLLKRAHTKMQSVLEKEWQNRMPDLPLNTPYEALILASIIEKETGVVAERDKVASVFINRLRKGMRLQTDPTIIYGIGEHFDGDIKREDIREKTPYNTYRIDGLPPTPIAMPSRAAIHAALNPATTEYFYFVASGDGGHHFSKTLTEHNKAVKKFILKQ
- the aceK gene encoding bifunctional isocitrate dehydrogenase kinase/phosphatase codes for the protein MQAQQLAERILSGFQNHYHAFVKITKLAPIAFAAQNWGEIERISKARISQYDSKVDETAQKLIQLYGSTQLDESLWYQVKQAYLERLTFHPQPELAETFYNSVFCRLFHRRYYNSDFIFVETQLANATSLPVEAEYRSYFPVVNGLKPTIKRIIEHIDFHCEFEDLDRDIRLLVKAFLKQAPNTHHQAHLMRFDILSAPFYRNKGAYNVGRVVSKSGVQPFIISVLHAQTGGLLIDALLTNSSQMRVIFGFARAYFLVETHAPSALVKFLNQLMPNKTKAELYNAIGFHKQGKTEFYREFLHHLANSEEQFEVAPGTPGMVMMVFTLPSFPYVFKVIRDQFPESKPFTKTTVLERYQLVKRHDRVGRMADTIEYSDVVIPLARISSALYQLLLDSISQSIRIEGDNMVIKHLYIERRMTPLNLFVQQADEEKCEQVIRDYGYALKEMLAVNIFPGDMLLKNFGVSKHHRVIFYDYDEVQYLTEMNFRALPKQGLDNMYDSGDISSAPQDVFPEQLCTFVLTNPTLKEMFLRHHADLAEVLFWQQAQRDIRERVVRHIYPYPHENRFLQDAKKEE
- a CDS encoding DUF3413 domain-containing protein, with translation MNLTPHSPFSSKASQLLSWGHWFTFANIGLVLLISSVYLFADKAPSTFVGWFYMLITWISHTSFITFCAFVLTIFPLSLIFPYPRHIRGMAAIIASVGIVVLTVDAFVYLQLGYHINPASLSDIFVLLWETLVGSSLVNLIITIAMLGLVLTFELLAGNYAWRHLAELKSYKFPRYATGTIVTCFALSHSLHIWADANAFFDITKQDNVLPLSYPTTAKSLLARHDLLDIEQYEEAHSLSIGDTHSKYKAPVISAVCKEKKDTTEQPINVYAYTDEALFQKTAAALQSNGKNNVFRIDSVLRAGKSSDALFSLIYGLPSYYKESVLLQQQVPVWSINNDLMSVNTNGEFSFVPSHQASKLTIIEVSDEIDIDSSKPFVAIDISAQQATVLTSSAVTNIDLFAQASGLVQPNDITYTLLSSYLGCDPLAQQSMLASNIKTRSHAEGVNFTQGVLVAFKKDKITLVNQDGSFKQMSAKEGFVLNGSLDIPFLIQSIKTLKKFTAPEAQ